The window ccaaccaagatagccaataccattgaagcaaaatgtgttacaggttcagcaaattttacataaagtcttacaggtccaatttagccaacgattatagccaacgccgttggagatgctcttattatctttttatttctATTTGGATGGTTAAGAGAATTTATCCATCCACAAAATTTTGGTCTCTGATGAGATTAAGGCGTAGACAATGCATTCCTTCCTGTTCTTCTCGACAAAGAGTATGCTCATTCTTCATCTTTGCttcctttaatttttttttttttttttgtatttgaatTAGGGATGGAGGACTTGACCTGCTTTGATTTACCAGCACACATTTTCAATGTTAAATTTCATACAATTGTTCTAGAGTTCATTAATTGTATTGAACAGATGCTTTTAAAGCTCATCCACTTAGTGACAATGTTTAGGTTTTCACAAGCTTAAAGGTTTTACTACTCACAGAGTCACAGTGTTTCCAGCTAGAACACTCTGCCTAGTTAGTGTATAGAACATACCTAAATATATATTCTTGCAGTTAAGACTTGAGAAAATACTCATGACTGCACTAACTAATGCTacatttgtttcaaaataatagtccactattaaaaaattaatatatctaGATAATATactttgtttttcattttgtttCTTTGCCAATCGGTTAGAATTGGTAATTTGAAGAAATTTCACCTTACTATATACTGGATGGCACTATATCTGCCGACCTCCAAATTTCATTATTTGCTCCTTTTTACCTGTACCCAGTGCACAAGGTGCATAAGAAGGGCCAGTGGAAGGTCTTTGATGTATTACCATTTGCTTCTTCTCTATGTGTTGTTGGACCTCCAAATATCTTTAATTGCGTCCTACTTCTATTGACTAGAATATCAATTCAGGTTGATGAAGACGATATATTTTGGACAAAAAGGAAGGACGATGACAAATTGGCATGGTCACAAAATTCTGCTCAAGTAACATCAGACTCAGTACCGTGTTTTTGTGAGTATTTCTTTTGTTGTGCCCGAGCATGcaacaattaaaaattcaggGTGTCTTTCTGAAATATATTTGATGTCCCCAAGAGAAAAAATATTGATCCTCCCCAGTCTTTGTTTGTATTGAAATCCTCGTGCTGATGACCATACTAACACACCCTTGTCAACCAATTTAAATTGTTTTCCAATTTGGTTATGATAGTGGGGTTGCAGTaactaaaatttgtatttttctgTTTAGTTACTGCTCTTGGTATCGTGCAAAGGCTGTATTTTCTTTTGTTGGAATGccgtgtaattttttttattattatatgcaCAACATTTTGTGGAGTAAGAAGCTCATCAGCTCATCACATTTACATAATGCTTAAAATCATTTGAATTCTATATCTTCTGCAATctacttgtaagttgtaattgaGATGGTACAGTAGAAGTCATGGCTGACAgaataattttcttttgtagCTAATGCTATGGTTGGACCAAGATCATGGATAGGAggattatttaacaataaactGTTTGGAGGTGGCAAATCAACTGAGATTACTTTAAATCCAGTTCAGGTAATTGTGGGAAGTTACATGCAGGTTATTTCGTTTGATAGCACATTTACTGCTCTCTATCCCTCGCTCCCTTTGCACCTCTCTCACCATGGCATATACCTCTTTTCCATATAGATAATATGTGTCTAATGGAAGTTATTGCTTTTTTCTAATATTTGGTTTGTGCCTCCTAATTTTTTAGCTATCCAATTTTTATCAGGCAGCAAGACTGCAAAGACTTCAAGAACGAATGAGCATGCCTTTTGACGAGACTCGCATTGACCATCAAGTACCTAAAATTCTCTCTCTATTGTGTTAATTAACTTGgtcaatcttttttttttttttttgacaatgaaGGCTCATATGTTCCAATACTTTtcggatgagccagagtcgaacccgggtctcccgggacaacagaggataagcccaccacttgggctatcATAGAGTCAGCAATGAGTTCttagttacttttttatttCGTGAGATTTTCATATGAAGTACATCATTGTAAGATTCTACTCAAGCTTATCGTTATTATGAGCAGGCATCTCTATTAGCCCTGTGGAAAATAGCTTTTCCAAATGTTCCTCTTTCTGGGTTTATATCTGAGCAGTGGAAGGAAATGGGCTGGCAAGGGTGCAATCCGTCAACAGACTTTAGGTACTTATCTGCAATTTTAGATGGTAGTTATCGTCGTCTATCAAAATAAGACTAAAATAGGTTGCTTAAAGATGGAGTCTGACATATATCTTCTAGGGGAGGTAGATGAGAAGTTTCATGACAATCAACTTCTGCACTCAATACTCAGAGGACTGTATTGGAAGAGCTATgcttgattaaaaatattataacaaaccCTTTTGCTATACTGGTAAATGGATAGTTTTCTGCGTCATCAATTGCAACAGCATTAATAACTGAACGCCAGTTTGAATTTATCCTTTTCTTTGCTTCATATTCATGCGTGGTATCCCACGTTTGAATCTTTTAATAAATCCTCTGTATTGATAAGAAACAAATTATTGTTTCTGTTCTACGATTAGAGAAACTCTCTTTTTTCATATTGGATATAAACATGTCAAATTCTAGACTAGAAATAAGCAGTATGGCCCTGATTtt of the Daucus carota subsp. sativus chromosome 4, DH1 v3.0, whole genome shotgun sequence genome contains:
- the LOC108216835 gene encoding uncharacterized protein LOC108216835 isoform X2; its protein translation is MCYRFSKFYIKSYRSNLANDYSQRRWRCSYYLFISIWMVKRIYPSTKFWSLMRLRRRQCIPSCSSRQRVDEDDIFWTKRKDDDKLAWSQNSAQVTSDSVPCFSNAMVGPRSWIGGLFNNKLFGGGKSTEITLNPVQAARLQRLQERMSMPFDETRIDHQASLLALWKIAFPNVPLSGFISEQWKEMGWQGCNPSTDFRGCGFISLENLLFFARTFPACFFRLLFKKGGKRAAWEYPFAVAGINVSFMLIQMLDLATGKPKARPAINFVRILGAFAMMDAQWLAMEASYMEFNDVLRTTRIQLERELCLEDIKRISDIPAYDLLFR
- the LOC108216835 gene encoding uncharacterized protein LOC108216835 isoform X1; this encodes MCYRFSKFYIKSYRSNLANDYSQRRWRCSYYLFISIWMVKRIYPSTKFWSLMRLRRRQCIPSCSSRQRVDEDDIFWTKRKDDDKLAWSQNSAQVTSDSVPCFSNAMVGPRSWIGGLFNNKLFGGGKSTEITLNPVQAARLQRLQERMSMPFDETRIDHQASLLALWKIAFPNVPLSGFISEQWKEMGWQGCNPSTDFRGCGFISLENLLFFARTFPACFFRLLFKKGGKRAAWEYPFAVAGINVSFMLIQMLDLATGKPKARPAINFVRILGEDENAFDILYCVAFAMMDAQWLAMEASYMEFNDVLRTTRIQLERELCLEDIKRISDIPAYDLLFR